The following coding sequences lie in one Melopsittacus undulatus isolate bMelUnd1 chromosome 9, bMelUnd1.mat.Z, whole genome shotgun sequence genomic window:
- the H1-10 gene encoding histone H1.10 translates to MSVELEEADLPLTEAEEVPLAPEKKGAAKKAKGGGSSSLSPSKKKKNNKKKNQPGKYSQLVVETIRKLGERNGSSLAKIYNEAKKVAWFDQQNGRTYLKYSIKALVQNDTLLQVKGTGANGSFKLNRKKLEGGGEGGAGSSAHKSHKKAAAASTSRRAEKKPAAKSKKPEKKSHKKGAGGAATKKDKGKAKKATKKGAASPGGKKVKKSAKPKALKSRKA, encoded by the coding sequence ATGTCCGTGGAGCTGGAAGAAGCCGATCTCCCCCTGACCGAGGCGGAGGAGGTGCCGCTTGCCCCGGAGAAGAAAGGGGCCGCAAAGAAGGCGAAAGGCGGCGGCTCCTCCTCGTTGTCGCCGTcgaagaagaaaaagaacaacaaaaagaagaacCAGCCGGGCAAATACAGCCAGCTGGTGGTGGAAACGATCCGCAAGCTGGGCGAGCGCAATGGCTCCTCGCTGGCCAAGATCTACAACGAAGCCAAAAAGGTGGCCTGGTTCGACCAGCAGAACGGTAGGACCTACCTAAAGTACTCCATCAAGGCGCTGGTGCAGAACGACACACTGCTTCAGGTCAAGGGCACCGGCGCCAACGGCTCTTTCAAGCTCAATAGGAAAAAGCTGGAAGGAGGTGGTGAGGGGGGCGCGGGCAGCAGCGCCCACAAGTCCCACAAGAAGGCGGCGGCGGCCTCCACGTCCCGGCGGGCGGAGAAGAAGCCGGCGGCCAAGAGCAAGAAGCCCGAGAAGAAATCCCATAAGAAGGGAGCCGGCGGCGCGGCGACTAAGAAAGACAAGGGCAAAGCTAAGAAGGCCACCAAGAAGGGAGCCGCGTCCCCCGGGGGCAAGAAGGTGAAGAAGTCGGCAAAGCCCAAGGCACTCAAGAGCAGGAAGGCATGA